A window of Belonocnema kinseyi isolate 2016_QV_RU_SX_M_011 chromosome 10, B_treatae_v1, whole genome shotgun sequence genomic DNA:
gatataaaattaatcttctgtgttgaaaatttatgtttttggttgaaaattcatctatctggcgagtattttgttgaaaattggtctttttgggaaggaaattattcttcttgctaaaaaattcattCGATTGTTGTtgtccttttatggtctattactctattattgagtctattttaaGAAAACTCGAAGGATAGAATGAATATCAAGGTAGGGGTGAGccgaaaataagtaaaataagaattgtgtattaatacaaaaatttcatttttttgggaaattatgcaagataagaaaaaaatgaaaaagctcaaattgcgcgccctggaaacaactacaaatttataatgaattacttttcgatataagctacgaaaaaaaatgagacaaaacttgtccatccaaaaaagagctataattttttatagggcacgtagtttttgctttagtcgtaaaaaataacattctaattgaaaatattaaatttgtttgaaaaaacgacacaaattaccagacaacagttgttcgcctaaaaagatgtataaatttattattactcaTTTTTCGATAgtacgagtagattttcttttaatcgtagaacataagattaaaaattaaaaaattaactttttggaaaaagcacagcaaagacgaaagaggacataggctcctatataagaccctatCTAGTTTCCTGTATTATACCGTATGCAGAtgtgcagtagtttttatttaatcgtaaaaaaacaatattaaaaataaaaaaaatgataaaaacaaggaaataagaattagtatgattcaatttttatgcatattatgaattgtaatggtatacatttattgaaatgatacatgttacagagcagcttagaatacaatttaaagcaaaattagaaacaaatgcaaaaataatcatgataaatacaattttctttttatttttcatttttttaataagtaatccctggcaaagttacataaaaaatgtattataattgatataaaagtgttgtgtataatgtagaaaagttgacgtgttggacaaaattgagtgcaaagcacgaggtacgttcgttaaagccaaaagagctttaacaaaagagagtcaaaatcacataattacagttgtcggtccgttcacctttgattttaaaaggtctgtgtccgaatgcggaagaaatgcaatgactaagtgcggagtgcgattaccatcagtcgcgtgccgtgggtgcgctcaaactctggagctaagcttttttaacgaaagagaattcacaatcacaaaaatcgcagcgcgcgatgagaatgtgcctgcataacgggcagatttttttgtgtggaaaatggaAATGTCAAATTTTGGTTGCGCAAAGAATAATGAGaaatccaaaatttcattttgcggttaaactatgcaagatgcaaTGAAAGATGAATAGATAAAAATTGTGCGCCCAAccaagatctacaaattttttattattgtctgTTTGGCAATACTGAATTTCTACGAATTCTCTTAGAAACACTTCTCCCTTGAATGTGCATTTTTGGGCCTGTAGTTGACTCGCGTTCTATGGTCAGAATCGATAGGATGCCTAGCTAAAAGGTAGCCCTCTCTCTTCCCCCACCACTTGAGTGGGGGACCTAACATGAGAGGAGTAGGGGTAGTTCAAAGAGGAGGCAATTGccttaaaatttgaaaccatcAATAACTATGATTACAGTAACTTCTCACTAGTACTGTAAAAGTGCTTGTCTTCCATCCCTATTAAAGTTTGTAGATTTCATTTAGGTCAATGTTGATGGTGGGAAATTCAAGAACTCGGATTGAGCAATGAATATAAAAGCGCAAAATCAGAAATCGGTTCTTTTTTGAGAATCCTTTTTGGTCTTGCTTTTTTAAACCCATctgaacttgaaatattttttaatcaaaaaataaagccAGTTCAACCATTAGACGAAAGAGTTGACAAGTTTTgtaattatgttttcaaaaattatatttcaagtgataccagttttccacccaaaatttGGGCTAAATTTTCTCCTACAATAACGCGTACAATGAATGTTTGTGAAGCATATCATTCAAAATTGAGCGCAATGTTAACTGTTCCcatccaaatattttcaatttcacagaagctttaaaagaagttaaagcctcaacttatttaaaaatgagaagCACTGTTCAAACGAGGCAAGacatttaagaaaaagaacaatctCTTATTGATGCAATGTTATCTTTGCAAATTTTTACCCGTAAAGGTTTAAGAATAAGATACGGAAAATagcaagatattttaatattttttatgtgacaatggctatttttagtattttaggaAATCCCAGTTTTAGCAcaaagtgaaataaatagctCATGCAATGGGAAATAtgtgaaatttgtgtttttatttcaatttccggctttttcttatcttgaagattataattattaacttaatattatTGGCTGTTTATTATTGACAATACATAtttccctacattttttaaacacgcCAGCATCGAAAGTATAAATTACTATAGTAGAGAACGCTGCCAGTCCCAAGCGTGGAAAAAGTGCGAAGGGAAAATTAGGGAAataagaatttaaggaatacgAGTGAAGCGGCTAGTGGAGAGGGAAGGAAGGGAGGAGGGCGAGGACGCAAATCAACGAGGCACCCCGTCGATTCTGACCATAGGACGCAAGTCACCGGCAGCCCATTTTTGGttctaattcattaaaaataaaattaaaaataaacgaattaaattcATGGAAGATTGACAAAAGTTACAATAAAGTTtacaataacaaaaatgtttttacattctcatcataaaaggtattagatttgtgtaaaattttatccCACAtgctttttgtcaaatgtccacgttttgagatcttctgcgtgtctgtagatttttagtctgTAAGCATAAGAACTTTCGATATAATTGcgccctttttttaattataaaaatgagacaATGAATATAGTTTTGTTCGCGCGCCGCTTATTGTTTCCAAATAActatacaatagaatttttttagttttataccTAGCTTTCTGGGGTTACCTGATTTTTGTTTtactaattaaaactttttaattttattgtgaaattgtataatttacaagatttccaatttaaaagtaCGACATTTTCATGCATACGTTTGGTGTTATTTCAGTTTTGAAAGTCCTACATTAGAAAGGtactgattttttaataattttgagaattgataattttttttatttatttagtccacaattttatattttcaaatgttccagtctaaaaattttatatcattctcgttttaaaaaatgttgatgttttaaatgcttcaaataacaaattatgcaatcaatttttaatttaatcagttGAAACTACCCGTGTAGAAAAGTTAAGGAGCCCCCGTCGGGGGCCCGCATAGATCGCCCTcaagccttgtggaatccatgaggtcAATCCAGGCGAGGTCCCTCATGGCAACGACATGCTAACCCATAGAGGTACAACATGGACTACactcatggatccctcatggtttCCATCATGAAAGCCTTCTTGGTTTTTTTTTGCCAGTGCTAGTACCTGTACTGGCATATATCTGGGATGATAACATTATTTCCtactgggctgtcagtgttgggccagcaTTGGATATCACTACTGGTACAGTACTACTCCAATAGGAAATTAATCATGCGCGCAGTACTGAGTCAGTGCTAACTAGCACCGTACTGCCATAGTCTAACCATATGAcaaaaaagctatttaaaaaacaaatatttattgattgCTTGTATATTTTGTCTGCAAATATTAATAGTcgtgtttagagtgaatacatatacgagggtagttcaataagtccttagaatgaccaacatatggcgcgcgaatcgctccaaatcatctgttttcagtcagcaccactcccgactagaNNNNNNNNNNNNNNNNNNNNNNNNNNNNNNNNNNNNNNNNNNNNNNNNNNNNNNNNNNNNNNNNNNNNNNNNNNNNNNNNNNNNNNNNNNNNNNNNNNNNagaactaaaattcgaattggtcgaacacccaccgtattcaccagatatagcccccagtgactttttcttatttccaaacttgaaaaaatggctcggtggacatagatttccagacaacgaagacgtcattgcctatgtaagtgcttattttgaggaacttccgaaaaagcacttttctgaaggattaaaaaatcttgaaaagcgattgaccaagtgtatagagctccaaggagattatgttgaaaaataaaaaaaaattgtttttatacttcattctaaggacttattgaactaccctcgtattacacTTTTagacattatattacaaataaaatttctaacgctactgagtatcgaacctacatatctataccttaATCTacgcctaacagtcgggagtgctaaccactgcgctaaactgacaagttgaactcgttgaaaaagccatcctcataaggtatAGTTCAGGAAAGTTAACGTACCATATTTCaagctctctttttataattatttattattatacgacgttatgtgaatgtaaaatacatgaactgttaacatgaatatcaataaaataattatgatgtaaataatttaaatcggtcacaatttttcttcgcgaaatattttgttttttgccgttgtagactactttacaagtttttacaattacagtaaatgtaattttttatgaacattcaaaatttttaacgacggaactcagaaattggATCGTGGATCTTAACGATttcttaataataacatttttttaactttcgtataAGGTTTcggttttaggtgttttatactagtttacaacgtttaagactgacataaaacgtaaatttttctgaacatttacaatttttcatatagATGGAACTTAGCATTTCTTCTtacagttttttgaaatcttagaacgcatgaaccatatttttaaccCTAGACTGGTAAACTGACCTGGCTCATCCTCTAATGGTAAACGGGGGTTCCGCTACACCCCAAACTTGTACGGTGGCACATTGCTTTCTATGTGTAGTAAAAGAACTTTAATATAGcgcattttcttctttttttagtgtAGAAAACAATGGTAACaataatattctattaatttttcaaaaaattttgaataatttggtaaatatgaaaaaaccctgaaatttcggcaaaattgactttttttataaaaaataacgtagtttttcaaaaaattgaccagtttcaaaaaataaaacaggattttaaagaaaaataatcgcGCTTTAAGGCCATATAAGccacttttgctttttcttaaaaaaacctaattatttgAACATCCGAAGTAGAggatatttgagaaatttgacaAAGGGTAAAAGTCTTAAAAGcactagtaaaattgattattaacaattcagatttattaaaaatattgaaaaattatttaaaatattaaaaaataagtaaataatcgtACAAACATGTAGGTTTATTCCACGGAGGAGCAATTAGAACACAGGGTGGTCCTGTGCACCTCACAAACTGCCTGATTACACCGTTCACAAACAGTTTTTGTCTTTCTGTCCAGCAACCAGCAGCAGAACTTGGTTCAAATGCTGGATCACCAGCGTCCTTCTCTGATTCCGTATCCGTTAGCTCTTCCTCGTAATTTGTCTCGTCAGCTGACGGTCGATCATGTGCCAAATTTCTTTCTTTGCGATCCAAATGCTCTGCAACTGCAGTCAGGCTACGCAATTGGTAGCCAGAGgccattttctgaagaaaattttatcCTTACTACTTATAATGACTTTTTAAGGGTTACAcatatataaagaaattaatttttaaacatttaaattacaaattcatcGTTAAAACGTCGAAATGAAATCATTATAATATCCGAATGAAATTTACTATAtctcattttttgctatttttgtattaaaaaaattttgtacacttagaacttttaaattcatgcttaaaacatctatttcaactgatttaacaaaaaaactgcaTTTCACTTACCCACTCAATTCTATAACGTAAATTGTAAACCGGGGTGCAGCGGAACCCCACACGATGTTCACTGCTGCACAGCACTTACAATAAACACAACCGCGTTCGCTTGTTGACCGAGGTCGACTGCCAAATATTTgaagtgaattatggttagggtcctAGACCAACCTGAACCTGCCCTTAGTCACGAGCGTACTTTGAACTTAGAGTGGGGTGTCGTGGAACCCTCGTTTACCATTCTAGGGTTAAACGTAATTTTTATGTCTATTTTTTAGTACATAAAATATTCACCcttccgacttagaaattttaatcgttgattcgTGACAATTAAATCCATATTGCCAGAGTTCGAATtccaaaaaagtgtcatcgaatttttgttcgaaattcaatgtttgtaagtctgaactcaagTAACCCTAAGATTTGTGGTGTCAAACAAATATTCACTCTTTGAACTtagaaatttgaatcgttgatttGTGAGGCAACCAAGCTGGGCTTGCCCTTGCGGGGCCCCGTGAGGGCAACCGAACTGGTTCCTCGGCGGGGGCCCTCGTataatttccacgcgtggaacatccatgcgggccccCGCGGGGGCCCCTCATCCTAAGAAGGCTCAGCGGGGTTTTTTCCACATGGGAACTTGCAATTATTTCTAAtcagatttaatttaatatttaaggatttgaaagctcTGTTTGTTGTTTCTTGTTAACTGACGAAAAAATGTTTGCAGGATTTTGGTCGGTGCTCCATTAGATCAGAATAGACAACCTGGAACGAATAGATCAGGTGCGTTATGGCAATGTCCCTTGACTTCAAACACTAGAGATTGTCGTCAAGTCATCACTGATGGGCTGAAAAGTaagcatttataataattatttttttattttacttcatGTCATCTAAAACTCTTGAATAAATCTCGTTTTTATTTATACAGATTTTAGTAAAGTTAAAGGATAATTAAAATACGGAAACTTTTACAGTTTGCTCATtaacaatgtattttttgaacattttatgacaaactaatttaaatcaaataggcTGGGTAAAAGATGCGAAGAATTCGTCAGCAGTGatacataatatttatttatagcatATTTGACTAAACTGACTTCGCAAGCTTAGTAATCAATAAGAATAGTTACTGCAGAAATTTCAGTTTCTCCTTTCCAATGTTACTTGTTACTCAAGAAGTCTTAAAACTAAGGTGTTCAATTTACCAAGTTCACAGTTAAGATAATGCCTAATTTTGAAACCATTATAATTAAAGATTACAATTAGAATTAGAGCCATTTTACCTATATACATCATTCAGAGTTTGAACTTAAAATGACCTgaagtttaaatgtttaaaaaattgttaatttattatttatttcctgGTTCGCTTTTTCAAGATTTCGCAGCTTTTACCCTCAGAGTCTAATGTACTAGCTGTATAAATTATCATTGACTGTTGAAAGCTTTATTCATTGAATAAATAACCTTTTATTGTGAGAAATGTTAAAACAAATTCAAGCACACAGTTATTATTTGGCATTTTACTTTCGCACTAAAGTTTATCATGCAAACCGCATTTTCATTCACACTTACAATG
This region includes:
- the LOC117181387 gene encoding uncharacterized protein LOC117181387; translation: MASGYQLRSLTAVAEHLDRKERNLAHDRPSADETNYEEELTDTESEKDAGDPAFEPSSAAGCWTERQKLFVNGVIRQFVRCTGPPCVLIAPPWNKPTCLYDYLLIF